Proteins found in one Deltaproteobacteria bacterium genomic segment:
- a CDS encoding DNA polymerase III subunit delta': NFLHIVPETPFLRIDEIRALQEELSLKAFSDRPRAAILCPADRMTPQAANALLKTLEEPPPATHLILVAHRAAGMMPTIVSRCQRIPFFPLSPEEAAGILSRHPDAGPSYPPAVLRLAAAISGGSPGRALTLLPGLAEERGAWLSLLAKLIPQDASDLAATWKGEGDAPGRLAAPLSLVRDLTLLSSGGGADIMNADLREPLSAAAARPPAGGWSRAFRTLLTISRMPPQPQKRLMLEAFFFGLRGKG; the protein is encoded by the coding sequence AACTTCCTTCACATCGTCCCGGAGACGCCGTTCCTGCGGATCGACGAGATCCGGGCGCTGCAGGAGGAGCTGTCCCTCAAGGCGTTCTCCGACCGCCCCCGCGCGGCCATCCTGTGCCCCGCCGACCGGATGACGCCGCAGGCGGCCAACGCGCTCCTGAAAACGCTCGAGGAACCTCCCCCGGCGACGCACCTGATCCTGGTCGCCCACCGCGCCGCGGGGATGATGCCCACGATCGTCTCCCGCTGCCAGCGGATCCCGTTCTTCCCGCTCTCCCCGGAAGAGGCGGCCGGCATCCTGTCCCGCCATCCCGACGCGGGCCCGTCGTACCCTCCGGCCGTGCTGCGCCTCGCCGCCGCGATCTCCGGGGGGAGCCCCGGACGCGCGCTGACGCTCCTGCCCGGACTCGCGGAGGAGCGCGGCGCCTGGCTCTCCCTCCTCGCGAAGCTGATCCCCCAGGACGCGTCGGACCTCGCCGCCACGTGGAAGGGGGAAGGCGACGCCCCCGGGCGGCTTGCCGCCCCGTTGTCGCTGGTCCGGGATCTGACCCTCTTATCTTCGGGGGGCGGAGCGGATATAATGAACGCCGATCTGCGGGAACCGTTGTCCGCGGCGGCGGCGCGGCCGCCCGCGGGGGGGTGGAGCCGGGCGTTCCGGACGCTCCTCACGATCTCCCGCATGCCTCCCCAGCCGCAGAAGCGGCTGATGCTGGAGGCGTTTTTCTTCGGGCTGCGCGGAAAGGGATGA